One genomic segment of Gammaproteobacteria bacterium includes these proteins:
- a CDS encoding DnaJ domain-containing protein codes for MLARLLVIAAVLIGLYCLIRQFRRSLWGPQLGRIALAVGGLSFLLLLTVRGGAEITLPLLAVLAPWLIRWLKTHSPSLSAPSQTGDSSRSVVTTRFLLMALDHASGVMTGQVREGRFAGRDLVDLTLPELLILWCECQVDSQSVAVLEAYLDRYAGSGWRKRSQGDQHSQSPTNSGAMTLVEAYQILGLSPGASRADIQSAYRRLIQRLHPDHGGTAYLAAQLNRARDLLLTDELD; via the coding sequence ATGTTGGCGCGCCTTCTAGTCATTGCGGCTGTGCTGATTGGGTTGTATTGCCTGATCCGCCAATTTCGTCGTTCGCTCTGGGGTCCACAGTTAGGGCGTATTGCGCTGGCCGTGGGGGGGCTTAGCTTTCTGTTGCTGCTCACTGTGCGCGGTGGCGCGGAAATTACCTTGCCGCTGCTTGCGGTGCTGGCCCCTTGGTTGATTCGTTGGCTGAAGACTCATTCTCCTTCTCTCTCTGCTCCGTCGCAAACCGGCGACTCGTCGCGGTCTGTGGTGACTACTCGTTTTCTGCTTATGGCGCTGGATCACGCGAGTGGAGTCATGACTGGCCAAGTTCGAGAAGGCCGGTTTGCGGGACGCGATCTGGTGGATCTAACGCTGCCTGAGTTGTTGATACTCTGGTGTGAGTGCCAAGTAGACTCGCAATCTGTTGCGGTTCTAGAAGCTTATCTGGATCGTTATGCTGGATCGGGCTGGCGAAAGCGTTCGCAGGGCGATCAGCACTCGCAGTCGCCGACGAATTCTGGGGCAATGACTTTAGTGGAGGCTTATCAGATTCTGGGTTTGTCGCCGGGTGCCAGCCGAGCGGATATTCAATCTGCCTATCGACGTTTAATTCAACGTTTGCACCCGGATCATGGGGGAACTGCTTATTTGGCGGCGCAATTGAACCGGGCTAGGGATTTGCTGTTGACTGATGAGCTTGACTAG
- a CDS encoding 3-deoxy-7-phosphoheptulonate synthase → MIIILEPSITDHSEEYQQTFNYLSQLPGIATRVHKIQGAQQTLTEIYLIGDTKSLSADDIHALPGVERVIRISEEYRILGRHRDKQRTSGFEYNGIQFSQDNLNIFAGLCAVDTPEHVKTMLQALHEHGQTCTRMGAYKPRTNPYSFQGHGQACLPYVFELAGQYGIKVIAMEVTHEDHIEEIHKCLEQTGQPTGVMLQIGTRNTQNFELLKAVGRQQEFPVLFKRGFGITLNESLNAAEYLASEGNSRVIFCLRGVKTNMSDPHRNLVDFSQVSVIKRLTRMPVCIDPSHSVGSREHSPDGILDLMHATAQGIISGANMVLVDFHPEPAKALVDGPQAMLMSELDWFLKDVALTRECYQKRQKLAQQQHTA, encoded by the coding sequence TACCCGGTATTGCCACCCGCGTTCATAAAATCCAGGGCGCACAGCAAACCCTTACTGAGATCTATCTCATTGGCGACACCAAAAGCCTTTCAGCGGACGACATCCACGCTTTGCCAGGCGTCGAACGAGTCATCCGAATCTCCGAGGAATACCGCATCCTAGGGCGACATCGAGATAAGCAACGCACCAGCGGCTTCGAATACAACGGTATCCAGTTCAGTCAAGACAACCTAAATATCTTCGCTGGACTATGCGCCGTCGATACCCCAGAACACGTCAAAACCATGCTCCAGGCCCTGCATGAACACGGTCAAACCTGCACTCGCATGGGCGCTTACAAACCAAGAACTAACCCCTATTCCTTTCAGGGCCACGGCCAAGCTTGCTTGCCTTATGTCTTCGAACTAGCCGGACAGTACGGAATCAAGGTCATCGCTATGGAGGTCACCCACGAAGACCATATCGAGGAGATTCACAAATGCCTAGAGCAGACCGGCCAACCTACCGGGGTTATGTTACAGATCGGCACTCGCAACACACAAAACTTTGAATTACTCAAAGCCGTTGGCCGCCAACAAGAATTTCCAGTACTGTTCAAACGGGGATTCGGCATTACCCTCAACGAATCACTGAACGCCGCCGAGTACTTGGCCAGCGAAGGCAACTCACGGGTCATTTTTTGCCTACGCGGGGTCAAAACCAATATGAGTGACCCCCACCGCAATCTAGTCGACTTCAGCCAAGTCTCCGTCATTAAGCGACTCACCCGAATGCCAGTCTGTATTGATCCCTCACACTCAGTGGGTTCCCGCGAGCATTCTCCCGACGGAATACTCGACCTGATGCATGCCACCGCACAGGGCATCATCTCCGGAGCTAACATGGTGCTCGTCGATTTCCACCCTGAACCCGCCAAAGCGTTGGTCGATGGTCCTCAAGCCATGCTCATGAGCGAGCTAGACTGGTTCCTGAAAGACGTTGCTCTTACCAGGGAATGCTATCAAAAGCGGCAAAAACTAGCACAACAGCAACACACCGCCTAG